ataccCAGAGgcagaattcaatattaaatgccaatgtggttgatatttacattatggAAATCATGAGTGTTTGTGTTatctattcaaacacacacacacaaatacacaaacacaaacacacacacacatatatatatatatatatatatacatgtatatatatatacatatatatatatatatatatacattatatatatatatatatatatgtatatatatatatatatatgtatatatatatatatatatagagagagagagagagagagagagagagagagagatatatatatatatatatatgtgtgtgtgtgtgtgtgtgtgtttgtgtgtgtgtgtgcgtgcatgtgtgtgtgtatgtgtgtgtgtgtgtgtgtgtatctgcctgTATGTGTTAATAGAGTGCAGTCTTTATAGAGACAGTTATAGGATATTACGAAGAATATTAACgggatcataatgtatatataaaggtacatttatcGATGGTAAAATGAACTATAAATTACGTGCACATTAAATACAGTTAAAGCATTGACAATGCGATCAATTTCCTTTCCCTTCGCAATAGGTAAATAATGAAACTAGACAAAATAGCTTTAAATTTCGGATCTCATTCGCGGATGacaacaattgggaaaattcatttGTTTGTTGTCACAGAATAAATGAACTTTCATTTAGTAAACACTTCGTAAAATACACACTGTGTTTAATCTGGGAAATAGGCTCGCCCCACTATGAAAGAGCAGGTCGGCTTAAACTTATCATGAATTTggcatattttctaatattttctgtATCATATGAGATGATAATCAAAATGTCGTATTTTCGTGGTTTGCCCAATATAAGCTTTCCTTATAATGAATTTTGAAGACAGAATGTGTTGATGGATTATAATACATCTTCGCAACACCCCACCCCGGATAactgtctctctctttttttttagagATCTTACTTCACTTTACCATAAAATCTCTAGTCTAACCCACAATGTCACACCTTATGCTCTCTAACCATATATTGCCTTCCATGGTacatcatttttcattatttctcaagaTTCTCAGCCTTGCCTCTTCGATTAGCCGTAATTTTCTTATAAATTCACATAAGTTACAAAACACGTTTTCTTTCGCAATCAATCATTCATTACCCTCTTCCTAGTCTATCAAAGCTATACTCCTCTTACTGATTTAATGACAcgaacacacagatatatatatatatatatatatatataaatatatatatatatatatatatatatttatatatatatatatatatatatatatttatataatatatatatatatatgtatatataataaatacatatatatatatatatatatatgtgtgtgtgtgtgtatatatataatatatatatatatatatatatatatttacgtatatatactcgtatgtatacatatatatataaatatatatatatatatatatatatattgtaaataagtatatatataaatacacacacatatatatatatatatatatagatatatgtatatatataaatatatatatatatatatatatatatggccgacagttagccactgacagttagccaccgcccattcgcctctgACGCCGTTTCACCACCGCTGATTCGCCACCGGCGAAAGAATAAGTGCTCCCATTATAagcaatcggttttttttttttttttggccggataactctgaaaatttaattttatagtttaacaaggtcatttgcttagattgtttacaagcataacaagtctgtttacttttttatttaaaaaagagtaaatattttcttaatatttttatcagtcttcctcaaGCCCTCAAAATGGAAAGAGATACTCTTTCCAAACGCGGGAAAGAGAAATTTCACCACGatggttttatttacgtttttgataaatcatccaagagtgatccaagcatcaaattttggcgctgcgaacaaaggggaagatgcaatggacggatccacaccaggaatagcaatgtgataaagaaaataaatgaacacactcaTTCGGCCTCTGCAGCAAGTGTACCAGTTGCTAAGGTAAACGTAAATTTAAAACGctgtgcagaagaatcacaagaagtacctagtgtttttataaatgagtgtatatctggtgtgcctttatcagTGCAAGCATCATTACCAACGTTGGACAGCATGCAGAAAATAATTACAcgataaagaaatgatattagcgTAGCGCCAGCAAATCCTACCGATGTTCTGCAGTTGGCCATTCCGActgcatataaaatgtataaacctGATAACTTATCGGAAGAAAGGTTTCTTTTGGCTGATAGTGGTCCAGAAAGTAACCGTGTCATTATATTCGGAAGGGAATCCTGGGTACATTATCTAGTAGAATCGACATGGTTTGTTGACGGTACATTCAACATAGCCCCTATCTTATTCTCGCAAGTGTATtgtattttggcaaaaaaaaactTGGTGTTCATCCAATTCTGTATATCTTTCTAACAAATAAGCAACGTTCAACTTACCTACGCATGTTTAAAATGGTTAAATCATTGGTACCTAATCTAAGACCGGAGTGTATCCATTGTGACTTTGAACAAGCAGCTATTGGTGCTATGACAGAATGCTTTCCgggagtccaaataaagggatgttttttttttcatttagcacaAAGCATGCAACGACATATAGCTGCAGTTGGAGCAACCAGGCAGTACAATAATGACCCTGATTTTGCTTTAAAAGCCAGAATGATACTTGCTTTGGCTTTTGTACCACATTGTGACCTTGACATCTACACAGAAGCACTTTCTGACTTTTTGCCTGAGGAACTCATGCCAATATTAGATtggtttgaatataattatattggtatctACAATAGGCGCAGCAGACGTCGAAGGCCACCCTTGTATCCCCATGATATGTGGTCGAaatatgaaactactttaaatgatgaagatcaaacaaataaccacacagAAGCTATTCATCGCAGAATTGCTTTTGAACTTGGAGGTAACCACCCAACCctatggaaatttatagaaactctaatgaaattgcaaaagggaagagatttatatatggaacaactgatagcaggacgcagaccaccattaaagctgaaaaaatatagaagCGCTGACGAAAGAGTAAAGAAAATTGTTCTCGGGTACAACAATGAAAGAGACGCATTGAAATATCTCAAAGGAGTAGCCCATAACtatcaaatgaactaaagtttctatttctttaGGTGCAAACCAATGTAATTTCTTTACTTGTtcgtaaacaataaaatgtttgaattacttttaactttttttacataataaaatgtttattttttacaattcttttatttacactttacagtagaatagttaaaactgccAAAATAAAGGAAACTGCAGAGGGGGAAAAAATAAACAGCTGTAGTCatgtttctggtggcgaaatgtcccggtggcgaaatggtccaagtggcgaaaagctggtggcgaactggcggtggctaatcgtcgtcggcgaatgagcggtggcgaatcgtcaccaacccattatatatatatatatatatatatatattcatatatacatatataatatatatatatatatatatatatatttatatatatatatacagtatatatatatatatatatatatacacatattatgtatattcatatatatgtatatacatatatatatatatatatatacatacctatatgtgtatatatatatatatatatatattgttagtgatggcggtcatttcgccacctttttcaaataacaaaagaccccgccagcaagcatgagtcgaaatgcccctgagatctcaatttcagctaccttctacgagtcacgtgagaacatcgaggtcccaggagaaggagggaagcgagctgtcaaggatgtggggacacgtgatcaagcctgaccaataggacagcggtcaggccgatccccccctaccccccccccccccctcaattgggggtcaagtggggttgatctacccagggaaaactggagatcttcttcttatctcaacctccatgaggataacatttcctcttcttcactcaacctccttgagggaaacggcatcgctcttcaccctcaagacatcagggaggcaggacctctgtctacatatccttccataagggaaggaactagagtccttttactaaggtaaggtgtctgattttgagattctcaatatccttacccaacctcccatcccttccttatcacatcccatttttccttatcctctaaagaaaatcctacccactgaaccttttatcctatcccctatacccagaccacgtgtgccgtttagtcctagttttaattaactcaccctgtgacagtgttgattcccatgtgtaacgtttaaatccctaagctttgcattttcatttaatttgcttaaaggtgtaaaccacacgacttcatcgtgttcccagccggtagaagtaagtgtgctgttaataattcaatttatttccccttccagggaacgttgattgctgtgctggcgtttcatccacggccaaccaaactccatccgaagctcctcgtggcgtaaattatagtagttacctgttgtgctcccctttcttttattaattttttatttaaatgttattgtaaatacatatatttgtcagtattccttgtatcattgctgactggcgacctaccattgttatttgttttgttatggcccttgagtcccttaagcaaggccggacacgAACCAGTGGTCCGTAAAATATTGGCGACCacatgccaggattcgctaagacagtaatttcaaattgattttattaaaagtcaaattcccccctttcctgtctttagcgacttgacaaacctcaatttaatttcaagtaaattatataatcactggagttggaaccgtggaagaaaacagcaaaagcattctattctcattgttaaagttttctgTTTAT
The nucleotide sequence above comes from Palaemon carinicauda isolate YSFRI2023 chromosome 2, ASM3689809v2, whole genome shotgun sequence. Encoded proteins:
- the LOC137617395 gene encoding uncharacterized protein is translated as MQRHIAAVGATRQYNNDPDFALKARMILALAFVPHCDLDIYTEALSDFLPEELMPILDWFEYNYIGIYNRRSRRRRPPLYPHDMWSKYETTLNDEDQTNNHTEAIHRRIAFELGGNHPTLWKFIETLMKLQKGRDLYMEQLIAGRRPPLKLKKYRSADERVKKIVLGYNNERDALKYLKGVAHNYQMN